A single region of the Rathayibacter rathayi genome encodes:
- a CDS encoding YebC/PmpR family DNA-binding transcriptional regulator, giving the protein MSGHSKWATTKHQKAIKDSRRAKSFAKLIKNIEVAAKIGGADLSGNPTLVDAVQKAKKTSVPNDNIDRAIKRGAGLTGEVIDYTTIMYEAYGPNGIALLVECLTDNKNRAAADVRTAMTRNGGTMADPGSVAYNFTRKGVISVPHGGNVTEDDVLGAVLDFDVDDVLDHGESFEVRVEPSELVPARSALQEAGIDYDSADVEFVASLQVEADAETARKVFRLIDALEDSDDVQNVYTNLDITPEVRAELENEE; this is encoded by the coding sequence GTGTCCGGGCATTCCAAGTGGGCCACGACCAAGCACCAGAAGGCGATCAAGGACTCGCGTCGCGCGAAATCCTTCGCCAAGCTGATCAAGAACATTGAGGTGGCCGCCAAGATCGGCGGCGCCGATCTCTCCGGCAATCCGACGCTCGTCGATGCCGTGCAAAAGGCGAAGAAGACGTCGGTACCCAACGACAATATCGACCGTGCGATCAAGCGCGGTGCGGGACTCACCGGCGAGGTCATCGACTACACGACCATCATGTACGAGGCCTACGGCCCGAACGGTATCGCGCTACTCGTGGAGTGCCTGACGGACAATAAGAACCGCGCGGCGGCGGACGTGCGCACGGCGATGACGCGCAACGGCGGCACGATGGCCGACCCGGGCAGCGTCGCCTACAACTTCACCAGGAAGGGCGTGATCTCGGTGCCGCACGGCGGGAACGTCACCGAGGACGATGTGCTCGGCGCGGTCCTCGACTTCGACGTGGACGACGTGCTCGACCACGGTGAGAGCTTCGAGGTGCGGGTCGAGCCGAGCGAGCTCGTGCCGGCGCGCTCCGCGCTGCAGGAGGCCGGTATCGACTACGACTCCGCCGATGTCGAGTTCGTCGCCTCGCTGCAGGTCGAGGCCGACGCCGAGACGGCCCGCAAGGTTTTCCGCCTCATCGACGCGCTCGAGGACTCGGATGACGTGCAGAACGTCTACACGAACCTCGACATCACGCCCGAGGTGCGCGCCGAGCTCGAGAACGAGGAGTGA
- the ruvC gene encoding crossover junction endodeoxyribonuclease RuvC gives MRVFGIDPGLTRCGVGIVDVGRDRRATLVHVTVLRTPPEHALERRLLALGDGLEALLDEYRPDSVAIERVFAQDNVRTVMSVAQISGVAMVAAARRGLPVGMHTPSEVKAAVTGYGAADKRQVTVMIQRVLRLDAPPTPADAADALALAVCHAWRASLGASADSAAAVPPAAVPHAAVPGAPGPAEDGTPAQQAWRAAEAASRTPVRASRLAR, from the coding sequence ATGCGCGTCTTCGGGATCGACCCCGGGCTCACCCGCTGCGGTGTCGGCATTGTCGACGTCGGCCGCGACCGCCGCGCGACTCTCGTTCACGTAACGGTCCTGCGCACGCCGCCAGAGCACGCCCTCGAGCGCCGCCTGCTTGCCCTGGGCGACGGACTCGAGGCGCTGCTGGATGAGTACCGCCCCGACTCCGTCGCGATCGAGCGGGTCTTCGCGCAGGACAACGTCAGGACCGTGATGAGTGTCGCGCAGATCAGCGGAGTCGCGATGGTCGCGGCCGCTCGACGCGGGCTGCCTGTCGGCATGCACACGCCGAGCGAGGTGAAGGCCGCTGTCACCGGCTACGGAGCGGCGGACAAGCGGCAGGTCACTGTCATGATCCAGCGCGTCCTCCGGCTCGATGCTCCACCGACGCCGGCCGACGCCGCCGATGCGCTCGCCCTCGCGGTCTGCCACGCCTGGCGGGCGTCGCTCGGGGCATCAGCCGACTCAGCGGCGGCGGTTCCCCCCGCAGCGGTTCCCCACGCAGCGGTTCCCGGCGCACCGGGTCCCGCCGAGGACGGCACCCCAGCCCAGCAGGCGTGGCGCGCCGCCGAGGCCGCGAGTCGAACGCCTGTTCGAGCATCTAGACTGGCGCGGTGA
- the ruvA gene encoding Holliday junction branch migration protein RuvA, with product MISSLRGTVLSARGSLAVLDVHGVGYAVNVTPQHALEMRVGDETTLSTVLIVREDSLTLYGFPDEEQLEIFELLIGVTGVGPKSALGVLGAVEPDRIAQAVADEDDAVFRKVSGIGPKTAKLIILSLAGKVSVRPRAARGSGPAATAAQNVLAALIGLGWPERTASEVVDEILLDAQASDAANVQALLRLALARLGPAARS from the coding sequence GTGATCTCCTCCCTCCGCGGCACCGTCCTCTCCGCCCGCGGGAGTCTCGCCGTTCTCGATGTCCACGGCGTCGGCTACGCGGTGAACGTAACGCCGCAGCACGCGCTCGAGATGCGCGTCGGCGACGAGACGACGCTCAGCACCGTGCTCATCGTCCGAGAGGACTCGTTGACGCTCTACGGCTTCCCCGACGAGGAGCAGCTCGAGATCTTCGAGCTGCTGATCGGAGTGACGGGGGTCGGCCCGAAGTCGGCTCTCGGCGTGCTCGGTGCGGTCGAGCCGGATCGGATCGCGCAGGCGGTCGCCGACGAGGATGACGCGGTGTTCCGCAAGGTGAGCGGCATCGGTCCCAAGACGGCGAAGCTCATCATCCTGTCGCTCGCCGGCAAGGTGAGTGTCCGGCCGCGCGCCGCGCGCGGCTCGGGTCCGGCGGCCACCGCCGCTCAGAACGTGCTCGCGGCCCTCATCGGTCTCGGCTGGCCCGAGCGCACCGCGTCCGAGGTGGTCGACGAGATCCTGCTCGACGCGCAGGCTTCCGACGCCGCGAACGTCCAGGCGCTGCTCCGCCTCGCCCTCGCCCGCCTCGGCCCGGCGGCACGCTCGTGA
- the ruvB gene encoding Holliday junction branch migration DNA helicase RuvB has product MSDDVLGAEVASEAEVAFEGALRPKNLSEFVGQRKVRGQLELLLKAAAMQGRTPDHILLAGPPGLGKTTLAMIVAEESSSPLRLSSGPAIQHAGDLAAVLSSLLPGEILFIDEIHRMARSAEEMLYLAMEDFRIDIMVGKGAGATSVPLDLAPFTLVGATTRSGLLPNPLRDRFGFTAHLEFYAEDELRQVLARAARLLELDIGADAVAEIAGRCRGTPRIANRLLRRVRDFALVHGGRADVTAVRAALELYDVDALGLDRLDRAVMEIVLTRFDGGPVGLNTLAVSVGEEAETVEAVVEPFLVRIGLLTRTPRGRVATADAYRHFGIDPRGTAAQPPLFPDDL; this is encoded by the coding sequence GTGAGCGACGACGTGCTCGGCGCCGAGGTCGCCTCGGAGGCGGAGGTCGCCTTCGAGGGCGCCCTGCGGCCCAAGAACCTGAGCGAGTTCGTCGGGCAGCGCAAGGTGCGCGGCCAGCTCGAACTGCTGCTCAAGGCCGCGGCGATGCAGGGGCGCACGCCGGACCACATCCTGCTAGCTGGCCCGCCCGGTCTTGGCAAGACGACCCTCGCGATGATCGTGGCGGAGGAGAGCTCGTCGCCGCTGCGCCTGTCTAGCGGCCCGGCGATCCAGCACGCGGGCGACCTCGCCGCCGTGCTCTCCTCGCTGCTGCCCGGCGAGATCCTCTTCATCGACGAGATCCACCGCATGGCGCGCTCCGCGGAGGAGATGCTCTACCTCGCGATGGAGGACTTTCGGATCGACATCATGGTCGGCAAGGGTGCGGGAGCCACCTCCGTCCCGCTCGATCTCGCTCCGTTCACCCTCGTCGGGGCGACAACGCGCTCGGGTCTGCTGCCGAATCCGTTGCGCGACCGCTTCGGTTTCACCGCGCACCTCGAGTTCTATGCGGAGGACGAGTTGCGTCAGGTCCTCGCGCGGGCGGCTCGGCTGCTCGAGCTCGACATCGGTGCGGACGCGGTGGCCGAGATCGCCGGGCGCTGCCGGGGCACTCCGCGCATCGCGAACCGGCTGCTCCGTCGCGTGCGTGACTTCGCTCTGGTGCACGGTGGTCGGGCCGATGTCACCGCCGTCCGTGCGGCGCTGGAGCTGTACGACGTCGATGCGCTCGGGCTCGATCGGCTCGATCGGGCGGTGATGGAGATCGTGCTGACCCGCTTCGATGGCGGGCCGGTCGGCCTGAACACCCTCGCCGTCTCGGTGGGGGAGGAGGCGGAGACGGTCGAGGCGGTCGTCGAGCCGTTCCTCGTGCGGATCGGGCTGCTCACCCGCACACCGCGGGGCCGCGTGGCCACTGCGGACGCCTACCGCCACTTCGGGATCGACCCCCGGGGAACGGCGGCCCAGCCGCCCCTGTTCCCCGATGATCTATGA
- the yajC gene encoding preprotein translocase subunit YajC encodes MDPTIILLVLLLVVMIIFMFRNNKKRQRDAESMKNNLQPGVELMTGSGLFGTVVSIDDEANKIVIESTPGTLLTIHRQAIARLIDPSENAVETSDEDEVEPLAATGSPEFGERDSAHSDPLVDPVERDRRPDAQ; translated from the coding sequence ATGGATCCGACGATCATCCTGCTCGTCCTGCTGCTCGTCGTGATGATCATTTTCATGTTCCGCAACAACAAGAAGCGCCAGCGCGACGCAGAGAGCATGAAGAATAACCTTCAGCCGGGAGTGGAGCTGATGACCGGCTCCGGCCTCTTCGGCACGGTCGTGTCGATCGACGACGAGGCGAACAAGATCGTCATCGAGTCGACCCCCGGCACGTTGCTGACCATCCACCGTCAGGCGATCGCGCGGCTCATCGACCCGAGCGAGAATGCCGTCGAGACGTCGGACGAGGACGAGGTCGAGCCCCTTGCCGCGACCGGTTCGCCCGAGTTCGGCGAGCGCGACTCCGCGCACAGCGACCCGCTGGTGGACCCGGTCGAGCGCGACCGCCGTCCCGACGCGCAGTAG
- the secD gene encoding protein translocase subunit SecD, protein MAASTPVRKARRSLSWLGVLILALVGLNTAAVLWGGGSWTPKLALDLEGGTQIVLQPQLNDGDTVSSEQLTQAVSIIRQRIDASGVSEAEITTQGSSNIVVSIPGTPDDETLQRIEASAKLDFRPVLVASQATNSSVGGDATSSPTPTPVDPSLATEPTASPTSASDLTYLTPALEAQYTSFDCAFLNNQDPNLAPADQPLITCDDSGTVKYVLGPVEITGEDISDASNGLMTTSSGASTGTWAVNLSFDDQGTQAFGDVTSRLVALQGAQNQFAIVLDGRVISAPSTNAAITDGNAQISGSFTQASSKTLADQLKYGALPIGFQVQSSDSISATLGSAQLASGLLAGLIGLILVILYSLAQYRVLGAVTIASLMVAAVVTYLVVTLLSWREGLRLSLAGVAGLIVAIGITADSFIVYFERIRDELRDGRGLESAVEAGWRRALRTIFASDMVNLLAAVVLFVLAVGSVRGFALTLGITTIIDLVVVALFTHPMLQLMATRPFFAEGHRASGLDPRALGAVYRGRAAFRPQDQVVAGKRSSAAREAAKRQTIAERKAAEAAGLRNSTDSNGKDA, encoded by the coding sequence GTGGCCGCATCAACCCCCGTCCGGAAGGCCCGCCGCTCCCTGAGTTGGCTCGGTGTCCTGATTCTCGCTCTCGTCGGACTCAACACGGCGGCCGTGCTGTGGGGCGGCGGCTCCTGGACGCCGAAGCTCGCCCTCGACCTCGAGGGCGGCACGCAGATCGTGCTGCAGCCGCAGCTGAACGACGGCGACACCGTCTCGTCCGAGCAGCTCACCCAGGCCGTCTCGATCATCCGCCAGCGCATCGACGCGTCGGGCGTCTCCGAGGCCGAGATCACGACCCAGGGCTCGAGCAACATCGTCGTCTCGATCCCGGGTACTCCCGATGACGAGACGCTCCAGCGCATCGAGGCCTCGGCGAAGCTCGACTTCCGGCCCGTGCTCGTCGCGAGTCAGGCCACCAACAGCTCGGTCGGCGGCGACGCGACCTCCTCGCCCACACCGACCCCGGTCGATCCGTCCCTCGCGACGGAGCCGACCGCCTCGCCCACCAGCGCGAGCGACCTCACCTACCTCACGCCGGCGCTCGAAGCCCAGTACACCTCGTTCGACTGCGCCTTCCTGAACAACCAGGACCCGAACCTCGCGCCGGCCGACCAGCCGCTCATCACCTGCGACGACAGCGGCACGGTCAAGTACGTGCTCGGTCCCGTCGAGATCACCGGCGAAGACATCTCGGACGCATCGAACGGCCTGATGACCACCTCCTCAGGAGCGAGCACCGGCACCTGGGCCGTCAACCTCTCCTTCGATGACCAGGGGACGCAGGCTTTCGGCGACGTGACCTCGCGCCTCGTCGCGCTGCAGGGAGCGCAGAACCAGTTCGCGATCGTGCTGGACGGCCGGGTCATCTCGGCTCCGTCGACCAATGCAGCGATCACCGACGGCAACGCGCAGATCTCGGGATCCTTCACCCAGGCGTCGTCGAAGACGCTCGCCGACCAGCTCAAGTACGGCGCTCTGCCGATCGGCTTCCAAGTGCAGAGTTCCGACAGCATCTCCGCGACGCTCGGCTCGGCGCAGCTGGCCAGCGGCTTGCTGGCGGGCCTCATCGGCCTGATCCTGGTGATCCTCTACTCCCTTGCGCAGTACCGCGTGCTCGGAGCCGTGACGATCGCCTCGCTGATGGTCGCCGCGGTCGTCACCTACCTTGTCGTCACACTGCTCTCCTGGCGGGAGGGACTGCGCCTCTCGCTCGCGGGAGTCGCGGGTCTGATCGTCGCGATCGGTATCACGGCCGACTCCTTCATCGTGTACTTCGAGCGCATCCGCGACGAGTTGCGGGACGGCCGCGGGCTCGAGTCCGCCGTCGAGGCCGGCTGGCGCCGGGCGCTGCGCACGATCTTCGCGTCCGACATGGTGAACCTGCTCGCCGCGGTGGTCCTCTTCGTCCTCGCCGTCGGCAGCGTGCGCGGCTTCGCGCTCACCCTCGGTATCACGACGATCATCGACCTCGTCGTGGTGGCCCTCTTCACCCACCCCATGCTGCAATTGATGGCCACACGGCCGTTCTTCGCCGAGGGGCACAGGGCCTCGGGTCTGGATCCCCGGGCGCTCGGAGCGGTCTACCGCGGCCGGGCGGCGTTCCGCCCGCAGGACCAGGTGGTCGCCGGCAAGCGCTCCTCCGCTGCTCGGGAGGCCGCTAAGCGCCAGACCATCGCCGAGCGCAAGGCCGCCGAGGCCGCCGGCCTGCGCAACTCCACCGATTCGAACGGGAAGGACGCGTGA
- the secF gene encoding protein translocase subunit SecF, producing MASFSQFGNDLYTGARSIDFVGRRRTWYLVSLALILITLLGTLARGGFNFGIEFTGGSQFTVSSPSSLDQATATDAVTSVAPETVPRVSIVGDDSIRVQTGQLSTDESTAVRNALSDAYAVPTEQVASSFIGAAWGNDVTQQALRGLVIFVVLAALAMWAYFRTWKMSLAAIVALLHDLVIVAGVYGITGTEVSPAAVIGLLTILGYSLYDTVVVFDKIRENTAEALSSTTRTFSETVNLAENQTLVRSINTSIVAALPVAAILVIGAFVLGAGTLRDISLALLIGIIVGTYSTIFVAAPLYAQLRSHEGEIAKHDKRVESTRAKATAPAAPAVQG from the coding sequence ATGGCCAGCTTCTCGCAGTTCGGAAACGACCTCTACACCGGTGCGCGCTCGATCGACTTCGTCGGCCGCCGCCGCACCTGGTACTTAGTCTCCCTCGCTCTGATTCTGATCACGCTGCTCGGGACACTCGCGCGCGGCGGGTTCAATTTCGGCATCGAGTTCACCGGGGGGTCGCAGTTCACGGTGTCCTCGCCGTCGAGCCTTGACCAGGCGACGGCCACCGACGCGGTCACCTCGGTCGCCCCCGAGACCGTGCCGCGCGTGTCGATCGTCGGCGACGACTCCATTCGCGTGCAGACCGGCCAGCTCTCGACCGACGAGTCGACCGCCGTCCGCAACGCGCTGTCCGACGCCTATGCGGTACCCACCGAGCAGGTCGCTTCCTCCTTCATCGGAGCGGCGTGGGGCAACGACGTCACCCAGCAGGCCCTGCGCGGCCTGGTCATCTTCGTGGTCCTGGCGGCCCTGGCTATGTGGGCGTACTTCCGCACCTGGAAGATGTCGCTCGCGGCGATCGTCGCGCTCCTGCACGACCTCGTGATCGTCGCCGGCGTCTATGGCATCACCGGCACCGAGGTCTCGCCGGCGGCGGTGATCGGTCTGCTCACCATCCTTGGCTACTCCCTCTACGACACGGTCGTGGTGTTCGATAAGATCCGCGAAAATACGGCTGAGGCGCTCAGCAGCACGACACGCACGTTCTCCGAGACGGTGAATCTGGCCGAGAATCAGACCCTCGTGCGCTCCATCAACACCTCCATCGTCGCCGCGCTCCCGGTGGCCGCGATCCTCGTGATCGGAGCTTTCGTCCTCGGCGCGGGCACCCTCCGCGACATCTCCCTCGCCCTTCTGATCGGCATCATCGTCGGCACCTACTCGACGATCTTCGTTGCGGCTCCGCTCTACGCCCAGCTGCGCAGCCACGAGGGCGAGATCGCGAAGCACGACAAGCGCGTGGAGTCGACTCGCGCGAAGGCGACCGCACCGGCGGCGCCAGCCGTGCAGGGCTGA
- a CDS encoding rhodanese-like domain-containing protein, with protein sequence MAEYAQVTAADAIGLVERQEVWLLDVREAHEWMAGHAPAAHHFPMGEIGARQDELPGDTAILVVCHSGVRSAMVTQALDGAGYEVANIDAGMTAWAAAGGTVVDGEGNPGRIG encoded by the coding sequence GTGGCGGAGTACGCACAGGTCACCGCCGCCGATGCGATCGGCCTCGTCGAGCGCCAGGAGGTCTGGCTGCTGGATGTGCGGGAGGCGCACGAGTGGATGGCGGGGCACGCTCCGGCCGCCCACCACTTTCCGATGGGAGAGATCGGCGCACGCCAGGACGAGCTACCCGGCGATACGGCGATTCTGGTGGTCTGCCATTCCGGAGTCCGCTCCGCGATGGTCACCCAGGCGCTCGACGGAGCCGGCTACGAGGTCGCGAACATCGACGCCGGGATGACCGCCTGGGCCGCTGCGGGCGGCACCGTTGTCGACGGCGAGGGGAACCCGGGCCGTATCGGCTGA
- a CDS encoding RelA/SpoT family protein has product MTETTTTSSTAALRRLVPRIFSRAQPSGAVDTLVRTVRTHHPKSDIALIERAYSVAERAHASQKRRSGEPYITHPLAVAQILADLGIGSKTIAAALLHDTVEDTDYQLDELRADFGDEVAMLVDGVTKLDKVKYGDSAQAETVRKMIVAMSKDIRVLIIKLADRLHNARTWGFVPAASAARKATETLEIYAPLAHRLGIQAIKWELEDLSFAVLYPKIYNEIESLVKRRTPQREEFVQNVIDLISEDLRAGRIRGRVVGRPKQYYSIYQKMVIRGREFDEIYDLVGIRVLVNSVRDCYAVLGSIHARWTPMPGRFKDYIATPKFNLYQSLHTTVVGPKGRAVEIQIRTNEMHQHAEFGIAAHWKYKEQMATGKVPTSGSNDTDLAWLAHLSDWQSETTDPNEFLDSLRFEIGAKEVYVFTPKGRVIGLPTGATPVDFAYAVHTEVGHRTMGAKVNGRLVPLESSLTTGDVVEVFTSKNPDSGPSQDWLNFVQSPRARNKIRQWFTKERRDEAIEQGKDSIARAMRKQNLPLQKLMSQDTFTEVASQLRYNDVEAMYAAVGEGHVSTQSVLEKVVSSIQGDPESDENEVTLPRSPRPRSRSSESGVLVKGAPDILVKLAKCCTPVPGDQIVGFVTRGAGVSVHQANCHNVQELLKEPERIVDVEWAPSSKSIFLVQIQVEALDRSGLLSDVTRVLSEYHVNILSATVSTSSDRLAISRFVFEMGDTTHLDRVLNAVRRIDAVYDVYRVNGG; this is encoded by the coding sequence GTGACGGAAACGACGACGACGTCCTCGACCGCTGCCCTGCGCAGATTGGTCCCCCGGATTTTCTCGCGCGCGCAGCCCTCCGGTGCGGTCGACACCCTCGTCCGCACCGTCCGAACGCACCATCCGAAGAGCGATATCGCGCTGATCGAACGTGCGTACTCCGTTGCGGAGCGGGCACACGCGAGCCAGAAGCGCCGCAGCGGCGAGCCGTACATCACGCATCCGCTCGCCGTCGCGCAAATCCTCGCCGATCTTGGCATCGGCTCGAAGACCATTGCGGCGGCGCTCCTGCACGACACGGTCGAGGACACCGACTACCAGCTCGACGAGTTACGCGCGGACTTCGGCGACGAGGTCGCGATGCTGGTCGACGGCGTCACCAAGCTCGACAAGGTCAAGTACGGCGACAGTGCGCAGGCGGAGACGGTCCGCAAGATGATCGTGGCGATGTCAAAGGACATCCGCGTCCTGATCATCAAGCTCGCCGATCGCCTCCACAACGCGCGTACCTGGGGCTTCGTCCCCGCCGCGTCCGCAGCGCGCAAGGCGACCGAGACGCTCGAGATCTATGCGCCGCTCGCACACCGCCTCGGCATCCAGGCGATCAAGTGGGAGCTCGAGGACCTGTCCTTTGCGGTGCTCTATCCCAAGATCTACAACGAGATCGAGAGCCTGGTGAAGCGGAGGACTCCGCAGCGCGAGGAGTTCGTGCAGAACGTCATCGACCTGATCAGCGAGGATCTGCGCGCGGGCCGGATCCGCGGGCGCGTCGTCGGGCGGCCGAAGCAGTACTACTCGATCTACCAGAAGATGGTCATCCGCGGTCGCGAGTTCGACGAGATCTACGACCTGGTCGGCATTCGTGTGCTCGTCAACTCCGTTCGCGACTGCTATGCCGTGCTGGGCTCGATCCATGCCCGCTGGACGCCGATGCCGGGACGCTTCAAGGACTACATCGCGACGCCGAAGTTCAACCTCTATCAGTCGTTGCACACGACCGTGGTGGGGCCGAAGGGTCGTGCGGTCGAGATCCAGATCCGCACGAATGAGATGCACCAGCACGCCGAGTTCGGCATCGCGGCGCACTGGAAGTACAAGGAGCAGATGGCCACCGGTAAGGTGCCCACCTCCGGATCGAACGACACCGACCTCGCCTGGCTCGCGCATCTCTCCGACTGGCAGTCCGAGACGACAGACCCGAACGAGTTCCTTGACTCCCTCCGCTTCGAGATCGGCGCGAAAGAGGTCTATGTCTTCACCCCGAAGGGGCGAGTGATCGGCCTCCCGACGGGCGCGACTCCCGTCGACTTCGCCTACGCAGTGCACACCGAGGTCGGCCACCGGACGATGGGCGCGAAGGTCAACGGGCGCCTTGTGCCTCTAGAGTCCTCGCTGACCACGGGCGACGTGGTCGAGGTCTTCACCTCGAAGAACCCCGATTCCGGGCCGAGCCAGGACTGGCTGAACTTCGTGCAGAGCCCGCGGGCTCGCAACAAGATCCGCCAGTGGTTCACGAAGGAGCGGCGCGACGAGGCGATCGAGCAGGGCAAGGACTCCATCGCCCGCGCGATGCGTAAGCAGAACCTGCCGCTGCAGAAGTTGATGAGCCAGGACACCTTCACCGAGGTGGCCAGTCAGCTGCGCTACAACGATGTGGAGGCGATGTACGCGGCGGTCGGCGAGGGCCATGTCTCGACTCAGTCGGTGCTCGAGAAGGTCGTCTCCTCCATCCAGGGCGATCCGGAGTCGGACGAGAACGAGGTCACTCTCCCGCGCTCGCCCCGTCCGCGCAGCCGGAGCAGCGAGTCGGGCGTTTTGGTCAAGGGCGCGCCGGACATCCTGGTGAAGCTCGCGAAATGTTGCACCCCGGTGCCGGGGGACCAGATCGTCGGCTTCGTGACCCGCGGCGCGGGCGTCTCGGTGCACCAGGCGAACTGCCACAACGTGCAGGAACTTTTGAAGGAGCCGGAGCGGATCGTCGATGTCGAATGGGCGCCGTCCTCCAAGAGCATCTTCCTCGTGCAGATCCAGGTGGAGGCGCTGGACCGCTCCGGACTGCTGAGCGACGTCACGCGAGTGCTGTCGGAGTATCACGTCAACATCCTTTCGGCCACCGTCTCGACCTCGAGCGATCGCCTGGCGATCAGCCGTTTCGTGTTCGAGATGGGCGACACGACCCACCTCGATCGTGTGCTCAACGCCGTGCGCCGGATTGATGCGGTCTATGACGTGTATCGGGTGAACGGGGGCTGA
- a CDS encoding DUF349 domain-containing protein translates to MSDQQPWGRVGDDGTVYVRVGDGEREVGQYPDATPEEALAYYERKYTELAGQVSLLEQRAKRGAPAGDVARTVQSLSAAVAQANAVGDLEALQARVDALSGSVEDLTEQQAAESKAALSEALAYRESIVAEAEALAAVDPAKTQWKQASAAIDDLFARWQNHQQQGPRLPKNDANELWRRFRGARTTIEQNRKAFFADLDSAHREAKQAKQALIDQAEALVPQGADAIPDYRALLERWRVAGRAGKRFDDALWARFKAAGDAIYGAKAEIVAQESVEYTENLDLKLALLEEAEPLLEEQDREKAKRVLLVIQERWDAIGRVPREQVRSVEDRLRKVEAHVRKLDEEHWNRSNPERKARSEGLASQLTAAIQKLQDELDEAKARGDRAAIAQAQEALDARRVWLDAIG, encoded by the coding sequence ATGAGTGACCAGCAGCCGTGGGGACGGGTCGGCGACGACGGGACGGTCTACGTCCGCGTCGGCGACGGGGAGCGCGAGGTCGGCCAGTACCCCGATGCGACTCCCGAGGAGGCGCTTGCCTACTACGAGCGCAAGTACACGGAGCTCGCCGGGCAGGTCTCCCTGCTCGAGCAGCGCGCCAAGCGGGGCGCCCCCGCCGGGGACGTCGCACGCACCGTACAGTCGCTGTCCGCGGCCGTCGCGCAGGCGAACGCCGTCGGCGACCTTGAGGCGTTGCAGGCCCGCGTGGACGCACTGAGCGGCTCGGTCGAGGACCTCACCGAGCAGCAGGCGGCGGAGTCGAAGGCCGCGCTGTCGGAGGCGCTCGCCTACCGCGAGTCCATCGTCGCCGAAGCGGAGGCGCTCGCGGCGGTCGATCCGGCGAAGACGCAGTGGAAGCAGGCCAGCGCAGCGATCGACGACCTCTTCGCCCGCTGGCAGAACCACCAGCAGCAGGGCCCGCGTCTGCCCAAGAACGATGCGAACGAGCTGTGGCGCCGCTTCCGTGGTGCACGCACCACGATCGAGCAGAACCGCAAGGCGTTCTTCGCCGATCTCGATTCGGCGCATCGTGAGGCCAAACAGGCCAAGCAGGCGCTGATCGACCAGGCCGAGGCACTGGTGCCCCAGGGCGCCGACGCCATCCCGGACTACCGAGCGCTCCTCGAGCGCTGGCGGGTCGCCGGGCGGGCCGGCAAGCGGTTCGACGACGCGCTCTGGGCGCGCTTTAAGGCGGCCGGCGATGCGATCTACGGCGCCAAGGCCGAGATCGTCGCGCAGGAGAGCGTCGAGTACACCGAGAACCTCGACCTCAAGCTCGCCCTGCTCGAGGAGGCCGAGCCGCTCCTGGAGGAGCAGGACCGTGAGAAGGCGAAGCGCGTCCTGCTCGTGATCCAGGAGCGCTGGGACGCGATCGGCCGGGTGCCGCGGGAGCAGGTGCGATCGGTCGAGGACCGGCTCCGCAAGGTCGAGGCGCATGTGCGCAAGCTCGACGAGGAGCACTGGAACCGCAGTAACCCTGAGCGCAAGGCACGCTCCGAGGGCCTCGCGTCGCAGCTGACCGCCGCGATCCAGAAGCTTCAGGACGAACTCGACGAGGCGAAGGCACGCGGCGACCGCGCCGCTATCGCCCAGGCGCAGGAGGCGCTAGACGCTCGTAGGGTCTGGCTCGACGCGATCGGCTGA